The genomic stretch ATTTTAGGTTGCTTTCTCATACTACATGTTTTCGTTATATACATCCATGTGTGCTTGAGGTAGTAATAtagtaatagtactactattcgAGTGTAGTAAAACATCTCATTCTTTGATTATATCTAATCATTTCACAGAGTTATTATctaccaaataaaaaataagttcGTTAAATTACATGCACGGGATTTATCTGAGCACATATGATCCTTAATTAAGAATTTTATTATGAGAGATTCCGAATTATTGTATAATTACCAGGAATTTTAccactatttttttttgggtAAAAAATTTACCACTAATTTTTTACACATATATTTATACCAATGGTGGTATCAATGTATATACACATTTTTGCAATAGCTCCTTTCTTCAAAAAAGAGCACAACTAACATTATTGAgcagaaaaagaagaattttatAATTAGAAAGGGGGCCTTGGTTTTGAATTTATATAATCTTCTATTTCTGTTTCTGCAGAGCCAGAGGTTTGACAAAATTTTGGGCGTGCCTCACTTTATGTTTTTAACCTTATTTTAGGACTTGGTGATAAGCTAAATTAATTGTGAAAAACCCCCATTTATTTATCAAAGTGGAACGCTAATGATGATGCTTCACAATGAAAGaggaaaatgaaaaacaatGGAAAAAGAGGGGCAGAAAAGAAGACAACAAAGTTGAATTCAGGAAGAATCTAATCTCTATTTTCCAAAAGTTAAAGCCACTTTTGCTCAAAGATAATGCGGTAAATCAGTAattatggggtactatcttttTACATGTATTACACGTGGAATTAGACCTCTCAAAATGGATATCAGGTATTGGATACCCAATATCCAGATCCGAAAAAGTTgggtaattggatacccgaAACCCGATTTTTCGGGTTTCGGATCTGGATCGGATAGTGAAGTTTTGGATTATTGGGTAACCCGATATCCGATCGGATATACCCGAATTatccgattttttaaaattttttgatttatgtatttattctgatttttacATATGTTTACATATTTAagcaattaaaatattaaaatagtgATTGCATGTGTTCCATAATCAATTGGTATCTttttaaatccaatttttttgggggttgtatttttttaaaagttaatgTGCATATTTTCCTAAAAGCCAActcactttttaaaaattctaaatCTGTATGATCTAAATCTGTATGCGACAACAAATACATACTTAGTACTGTTCGCATTGATAAATTAAGGTGCACGGATAAGTTATAAGAATTTATTTACACTCGCGCAAGAATTAATCACctaaaattttgataaaatttaatacatccAACCTATGCAATGTTTTCATCTTTAACGGAAGAATATAGGATGCTTATCAGAAATGAATAATATCATATCCATGTTGTTATGTACAATTTAATTTTTCTAATCCATTGactttataaaaacaaataatttattttaacaaAATCACAATCATAATTGGGACTGGATACCTGACTCGGGTATCTGGGTACCCGAAATAAAATTCGGGTCGGATATCGGGTAtgagggcatccacaatggcgcctaacgcaccgcctagccgagccccggcgctaggcggtccgctaggcgaaccattgtaACCACCGAGCCGGTTTCCGgaaaaaaaatcgcctagcgctaggcgatgtgtgggctgggcgatccgctcagCGCCATTGCAAGCTCCAGATCGCCAAGCGCATCGccagcggattttttaatttttttatttaatgttttttttatgaaactcattcttggttatttctcttttatacaGACATCcgtgaatattttatgttccactttcgatgtgggacaaactcatttttggttgtttatcttttatacagacatccttgaatgttttatgttccactttcgatgtgggacaaactcattcttggttgtttctcttttatagagacatccttgaatgttttatgttccactttcgatgtgggacaaactcattcttggttgtttctcttttatagagacatccttgaatgttttatgtttcactttcgatgtgggacaaactcattcttggttgtttctcttttatagagacatccttgaatgttttatattccactttcgatgtgggacaaacttattaatgaggatgttgtaatgttattttaattttaatgaagtgtgtttttttaattaatgtactttttaaaattttaaaattattattaaattttcccgtatctgtgtcgtaaatttaattatgtattttgtgtgattgttaattatttgttttatataattttgagtgatgtggctaggctatggttaggctatggctgggctatttgcttgttttgatgatgtggaagGAGGATTtctagtgttgatgatgtggcaggaggatttatagtgttgatgatgtggcaggagaagtttgtgactaggctatggctgggctattgctgggctattcctattgtggatggtctgaGATTTTGAGAATTTCGGGATCAGATACCAGAAAATTTTGGATCGGGTATCCGCGGGTACCGATTTGACAGGCCATGTGGAATCATTTCTTTTCCAAATGGTTATCGAAATAACGATAATGAGCCTTTTTCTGTCTGTTATAATTCATTGCAGAAACGACTTTTCtgttataattttgtttttctaaatGATGATTAGCCACTCATTATCAGATGTTACACCTTACGATACCtggtttttaaattttaatatataaattaattttggtCCACAGAAATTGAATGTACAACGCCATGGGGAGAATTTTAACATTAATACGCATCATCCTATTTAATTTGTCGTCATTGGTTATTGTTAGGTACTCCATGTattaacaattttaatttttaagcaTACTCTAAAAAAacttagtactactatttctattttttagagACGTAAAAGTTGAGACGTAATTACTTGCGTtggtaaatttaaaaaaataagaaaacttaatcttttactttttagaaCGCTTCCGTTGGCGTTCTCGTTTTAGTTGGGACACTAACAATAAATATGTTTTTTGAAGTAACATTTTTTCttagtaataattaaaaaaatattgaaactCATTAGTACGTATTTAAAAATCATACTGTATGAAATTAGGGGGgaaataagataattaatttgttaattactAAATCAGTTGCATTCATGAAGCACAATAGTAAGTTTCTCATCTTGATGAAACTTAATCTGCTTAGCTATAAATGCTTCAATTGCTCTCTGAAAATCCTCATTACTCAATTCATCCACCACCTCCGCCGCGGCcgcctccttcttctcctccaCTCTCCTTCGCAATTCCGTCTCCGACCGCCGCAGCTGCTTCTCGCAATTACCACCGCTTTTCTCTCTCCTGAAATTCGCCGATCGGCTCCTCCGGTGAGCCCTACCTCTAGTCACCTCAAAAATCGTCTGCTTGTCCTCGTACACGATCTCCTCCGATCCGGCGAAATAGGCGCCGCTGGTGATGAAATCCTGGCAGAAATCGACTTGGATTTCGCGATGATCGTGAAATCCGTGGTGCAGGAAGAGACTGCGCGATTTGTAAAAGAGGATCAGGACGATGGCATTGCTGAGGAAGAAGACGAAGAGATGGCTGACGACGATGTTCACGAGCCACCGGAGATACTCGCCGGAGATCCTGACGGCGAATGGAAGGCGACATGAGGTCCACGTCAGCAGGATCAGTACGGTTAAGATCTCGGCAATGCGGAACAGcttttttatttgaccgacgCCGCAAAACATCGCCGGAAAACTGTTGGATTTGCCGGAATTACCGTCAAAATTAAAGGCCTCCATcagtcatatatatatataattctatatttttataTGGATTGGACTGTTTTTGGTGATTATCAGAATAGGCATTTGCAGAAAATAAATTCGTGTGTGTTTTGAGGAGAAAAAGAGGATGGATTTTTGTAGAAATGAATCATATTGCGAGTGGTGCTACTAGCGATGGCATTTTTATagaggttttttttttctttttttttgggtaGTGTTGAGACAAATATTGAATAGATTAATTATGGGCGAACCCACATTTCCATTATGATTGGTATGATTAGAGAAGTAATTATGACATTTCGGTGCAATTCAGATCATGATCATATCTCAATCATGAGTCATGACTAAGCTAGAATTGCTATATGTAGGGAAGTAAAAAAATGCTACtaggagtaatttttattaaatgttttagtgtaaaagaaaatgcttaagacACCAAAAGTATTCATGAGAGCGAACAAGGATTTGCcattaaaaaaatcaacaaaagtcctaattaaattgatgtccattttcaataaaatcaaacactaaaGCAAGAAACTATTAAAACCGCaataaaaacctaaataaaacaCCAAACACAAATTTAGCTTGCATTAATATCCTAGGCGAAGAGGAGCATATCCATGAAGTGGCGCTTCAATTCCCATGTTAGTAATTATACAAGAAAAGGAAATCGTAACAGTACATCTAATTATATAGTGCTTCGTACTCCCCCTATCCCACTAAATAACTCATTTTCCTTTTCATTTATCTCAACTAAGATAACtcattaataaaaatagaaacacttttatctctactttattcctactcttttaattactttattttctacacttaacacacaaaataaagttgtataaaattttatatcgCTGAAGAAATGGTTCATCTTTCTTGGGACAGAATAATACTTATTCCTCCCCAAAACTATATCAGATAAGATGGGTGCGTGTTTATacaaataattgataaataggATAAAAGATCTATAAGTAAAAAAGTTTGGGTTTTTTTAAGT from Salvia splendens isolate huo1 chromosome 15, SspV2, whole genome shotgun sequence encodes the following:
- the LOC121766796 gene encoding uncharacterized protein LOC121766796, with the protein product MEAFNFDGNSGKSNSFPAMFCGVGQIKKLFRIAEILTVLILLTWTSCRLPFAVRISGEYLRWLVNIVVSHLFVFFLSNAIVLILFYKSRSLFLHHGFHDHREIQVDFCQDFITSGAYFAGSEEIVYEDKQTIFEVTRGRAHRRSRSANFRREKSGGNCEKQLRRSETELRRRVEEKKEAAAAEVVDELSNEDFQRAIEAFIAKQIKFHQDEKLTIVLHECN